The Acidicapsa acidisoli genome contains a region encoding:
- a CDS encoding PilZ domain-containing protein, protein MRPGPILERVVQRRAAIRYKLQLPVIFHWSDGKEHTEGGFTSDVALDGALILCTKYPPVGTEVRIEILLPSPDMSGDELRIECTGIVTRVMDQPGTKGFGVQGVFDDDHLTGHVLK, encoded by the coding sequence ATGAGGCCCGGTCCAATTCTCGAGCGCGTCGTTCAGCGCAGAGCTGCAATTCGGTACAAGCTGCAGCTGCCCGTAATCTTCCACTGGAGCGACGGGAAGGAACATACGGAGGGAGGGTTCACGAGCGACGTGGCGCTGGATGGGGCATTGATTCTGTGCACTAAATACCCGCCTGTCGGAACCGAGGTGCGAATCGAGATTCTCCTTCCTTCACCGGATATGAGCGGTGATGAACTTCGAATCGAATGTACCGGAATAGTTACACGTGTAATGGACCAACCTGGAACCAAGGGATTTGGAGTACAAGGCGTCTTTGACGACGATCATCTTACTGGCCATGTTCTCAAGTGA
- a CDS encoding polysaccharide biosynthesis/export family protein: MVRTKALSRTLIYASFLTCMLIVSGRHQAAGQAPQGSGPTLEERHPRYALQREDVLLLTFPLTPELNQTVTVQPDGYINLQNAGSVYAQGLTAPELALAVKKAYTGILHEPVVDVDIQDFQKPFFTVSGQVGKPGQYELRSDITVAEAIAVAGGMTMQTAKTQVFLFHRTSTNWVEVKKVNLSDILRGKHVNEDAMIQPGDMVYVPEKFISSFRKYVPYTLTAVGGSYLTP; the protein is encoded by the coding sequence ATGGTCAGGACCAAGGCACTCAGTCGGACGTTGATCTATGCGTCGTTTCTAACATGCATGCTCATTGTCTCGGGGCGGCATCAGGCGGCGGGACAAGCCCCACAAGGCTCCGGCCCAACACTCGAAGAGCGACACCCGCGCTATGCTTTGCAGCGAGAGGACGTCCTTCTGCTCACATTCCCATTGACGCCGGAACTCAATCAGACAGTAACCGTCCAACCTGATGGCTATATCAATTTGCAGAACGCCGGAAGTGTCTACGCTCAAGGTCTGACTGCTCCCGAACTCGCTCTTGCGGTCAAGAAAGCCTACACGGGTATCCTTCATGAGCCGGTGGTAGATGTTGATATCCAGGACTTTCAAAAGCCCTTCTTTACCGTTTCAGGTCAGGTGGGCAAGCCCGGACAATACGAGTTACGCTCCGATATCACGGTTGCGGAGGCCATCGCAGTAGCGGGTGGCATGACGATGCAAACCGCCAAGACTCAGGTGTTCCTCTTCCACCGAACCTCCACAAACTGGGTTGAAGTGAAGAAGGTCAATCTGAGCGATATTCTTCGCGGTAAACACGTCAACGAAGACGCAATGATCCAGCCTGGCGACATGGTTTACGTGCCGGAAAAGTTTATTTCCAGCTTCCGAAAGTATGTTCCTTACACCCTGACAGCCGTCGGTGGTTCGTACCTCACTCCGTAG
- a CDS encoding GumC family protein translates to MPKTNAGKSINEGAEDFSLRELAAPLFRRKRLLLITLLVVFVGITPIGLLLFYKFRSQMAIFVNRERIDSLVTAGASNQTITQPLAVAEEEINSEAELLLSQDVLEKVVLANNLQAHKASLLDIFQPKRDEAYDVAQAVKTLARKIKVKPSTKADIINVSYSSNDPKLSYAVLNSLSTLYLEKHAEVHRPAGSYEFFSGETERYKKALAESEARLRDFVQTPGSVAPDLQRTDLDLQLANFIGKVHATEEAIAADQKRIQSDQEQMKMTPQRSTTQLASSPADLLLQQLGASLLAAETKRSQLLLKYDPSYPLVQEADRELAETKAAFEKAEQTKYVTEDSNVDPTYELLREDLAKSQADLAAQQASLAANKASVANMQSQMVQLAEKGLDQSDLVREQKANEENYLLYLSKREQERTSDALDKTRIENVAIATPPSIPVLPVLSPFAVILLAFAGAVFVSITTAYAVDYFDSSFHTPAEIVDILGIPVVVSISKRTA, encoded by the coding sequence ATGCCTAAGACGAATGCAGGAAAATCAATCAACGAAGGGGCCGAGGACTTCTCGCTTCGAGAACTGGCAGCGCCATTGTTTCGTCGAAAGAGGCTACTCCTTATAACGCTCCTCGTGGTTTTTGTTGGAATTACCCCGATTGGACTTCTTCTGTTCTATAAGTTCCGATCCCAGATGGCGATCTTTGTCAACCGCGAACGGATCGACTCTCTTGTCACTGCGGGGGCGTCGAATCAGACGATCACGCAGCCGCTCGCAGTTGCCGAAGAAGAAATCAACTCGGAAGCAGAGTTGCTCCTAAGCCAGGACGTCTTGGAGAAGGTGGTTCTTGCTAACAATCTTCAGGCTCACAAGGCCTCGCTTCTCGACATATTTCAACCCAAGCGAGATGAAGCCTACGACGTCGCTCAAGCCGTTAAGACACTTGCACGAAAGATCAAAGTAAAGCCGTCTACGAAGGCGGACATCATTAATGTCTCGTATAGCTCAAATGACCCGAAACTCTCCTATGCAGTCCTGAATTCGCTGAGCACTTTGTATCTGGAGAAGCATGCCGAGGTTCATCGGCCGGCAGGATCGTACGAATTCTTTTCCGGCGAGACGGAGAGATACAAGAAGGCTCTGGCGGAATCCGAAGCGCGCCTTCGGGACTTCGTACAGACCCCCGGATCAGTTGCACCGGACCTCCAGCGAACCGACCTGGATCTTCAACTGGCCAACTTTATCGGCAAGGTTCACGCGACGGAGGAGGCAATCGCTGCGGATCAGAAGCGAATTCAGAGTGATCAGGAACAGATGAAGATGACGCCACAGCGTTCGACCACACAGTTGGCGTCTAGTCCTGCCGATCTGCTTCTTCAACAGCTCGGAGCCAGCCTTCTTGCCGCTGAGACGAAGCGAAGCCAGTTGCTATTGAAATACGACCCAAGCTATCCCCTCGTTCAAGAGGCGGATCGTGAGTTGGCTGAGACAAAGGCCGCGTTTGAAAAGGCTGAGCAAACCAAATATGTCACGGAAGATTCGAATGTCGATCCGACGTATGAGTTGCTCAGGGAAGATCTGGCCAAGTCGCAGGCTGATCTTGCTGCCCAACAAGCCAGTTTAGCAGCCAATAAGGCAAGCGTTGCAAACATGCAATCCCAGATGGTCCAACTGGCTGAAAAGGGACTGGATCAATCCGATTTGGTTCGCGAACAGAAGGCAAACGAAGAAAACTACCTGTTGTACCTATCGAAGCGGGAGCAGGAGCGAACCTCCGATGCCCTTGACAAGACCAGGATCGAAAACGTAGCTATCGCGACTCCGCCTTCGATACCCGTGCTGCCTGTGCTCAGTCCGTTTGCGGTAATTCTGCTTGCATTCGCTGGAGCGGTATTCGTCAGCATCACTACAGCCTATGCGGTGGACTACTTCGATTCATCCTTCCACACACCGGCAGAGATCGTGGACATACTGGGAATCCCGGTGGTGGTATCAATTTCCAAGAGAACGGCATAG
- a CDS encoding UpxY family transcription antiterminator, producing MHCDIDNCLPDSKWFAVWTRSRQEKVAASVLDSLGVPHFLPLKSELRQWSDRKRNVSVPLFSGYLFVRMNKFHDNRLQILKTPGIVGFVGNHTGPLPIPDQQIDDIRMVLAQGVEYSVLPYLEEGDLVRVVRGALTGVEGRLIRTNSVSRLMISIEMIHKSLAVSVSRQDVEPVSMRAA from the coding sequence ATGCATTGCGATATCGACAATTGTCTGCCCGACTCCAAATGGTTCGCGGTGTGGACGCGCTCGCGGCAAGAGAAGGTCGCAGCATCGGTGCTCGATTCACTTGGTGTTCCTCATTTTCTGCCGCTCAAATCTGAGCTCCGTCAATGGAGCGACCGCAAGCGGAATGTTTCCGTCCCGCTTTTCAGCGGCTATTTGTTTGTGCGCATGAACAAGTTCCACGACAACCGTTTGCAAATTCTGAAAACCCCTGGAATTGTTGGCTTCGTAGGAAATCACACCGGACCGCTTCCGATTCCCGACCAGCAGATCGACGATATTCGTATGGTGCTCGCTCAGGGAGTGGAATACTCTGTTCTTCCGTATCTGGAGGAGGGAGACCTCGTACGGGTCGTCAGAGGAGCGCTCACTGGCGTGGAAGGTAGACTGATCCGCACCAATTCAGTATCGCGATTGATGATCTCAATTGAAATGATTCACAAGTCGCTTGCCGTAAGTGTTTCAAGGCAAGATGTTGAGCCGGTAAGCATGCGCGCCGCTTAA
- a CDS encoding AAA family ATPase translates to MRWTTSIHPSTHRQRSWTYWESRWWYQFPRERHSVSMVLRHFNLREQPFGVTPDPRYLYASSTHREALASLLYGIESGLGFITLTANPGMGKTTLLFEALRRMKDTARTVFLFQTITTPVDLVRALLIDLGIKEASGTLVELQTLLNEVLVEQAATGQRLIVVIDEAQNLDDSVLEAVRMLSNFETASKKLMHIILSGQLQLADKLAQPQLLQLRQRVSIFAYLEPLSSKETAEYIQHRLRVAGHSSSESIFSDVALTLIARESQGIPRNINNICFNALTLACALQRKTIDAEMIREVLGDLSLHSKSTRGSAPNDESVGKTQRVHSRTISRPRLSRGSLGVISLAICAIVVLFGWLIHQDYRVLFLDNTVAASANAAPTLPTVASSTRQDASKGEAAAPSSKSIGVRSQIRSKTAIESPRASAGVRLVPVREGQSLSSICAERFGECRPEVLREIIKINPSITDPNHIVSGQKVAVPVFSPNSIDNK, encoded by the coding sequence ATGCGGTGGACTACTTCGATTCATCCTTCCACACACCGGCAGAGATCGTGGACATACTGGGAATCCCGGTGGTGGTATCAATTTCCAAGAGAACGGCATAGCGTTTCCATGGTATTGCGCCATTTCAACTTACGCGAGCAGCCTTTCGGTGTCACGCCGGACCCACGGTATCTGTACGCCAGTTCCACGCACCGGGAGGCTCTTGCGTCGTTGTTATATGGGATTGAATCGGGCCTCGGATTCATAACTCTGACTGCAAACCCCGGTATGGGGAAAACGACACTGTTGTTTGAAGCCCTGCGTCGGATGAAGGATACCGCCAGAACGGTGTTTCTTTTTCAGACGATTACTACTCCTGTCGATCTTGTCCGCGCTCTGCTTATCGATCTCGGTATTAAAGAGGCAAGCGGGACCTTAGTCGAGTTACAGACGCTGTTGAACGAGGTCTTGGTAGAACAGGCGGCCACAGGACAACGGCTGATCGTAGTAATAGACGAGGCGCAAAACCTGGATGATTCCGTATTGGAAGCAGTAAGAATGCTTTCGAATTTTGAGACGGCAAGCAAGAAGCTGATGCACATCATCCTTTCGGGCCAGTTGCAGCTGGCTGATAAGCTGGCTCAGCCACAGCTACTCCAACTGCGCCAGAGGGTTTCAATTTTTGCATATTTGGAGCCATTATCATCCAAAGAGACTGCCGAATATATCCAACATAGGCTGAGAGTCGCCGGTCATTCCTCCAGCGAATCCATATTCAGTGACGTCGCATTGACGTTGATTGCCAGGGAAAGTCAGGGAATACCGCGGAACATCAACAATATTTGCTTCAATGCGCTAACACTGGCATGTGCTCTTCAGCGCAAGACAATCGACGCAGAAATGATTCGAGAGGTTCTTGGCGATCTTAGCCTCCATTCGAAGAGCACGCGCGGGTCTGCCCCGAACGATGAATCGGTCGGCAAAACACAAAGAGTGCACTCGCGGACGATCAGTCGCCCCAGGCTTTCGCGAGGCAGTCTGGGAGTTATTTCATTGGCAATATGTGCGATTGTTGTGCTGTTTGGATGGCTGATTCACCAGGATTACAGGGTTCTTTTTTTGGATAATACCGTCGCGGCTAGTGCCAACGCAGCCCCGACTTTACCAACGGTTGCTTCGAGCACTCGGCAAGATGCCTCCAAAGGTGAGGCTGCCGCTCCTTCTTCGAAGTCAATCGGTGTGAGGTCTCAGATACGTTCCAAGACCGCGATTGAGTCCCCGCGCGCAAGCGCAGGTGTGCGCTTGGTTCCCGTGCGCGAGGGCCAATCGCTTTCCTCAATCTGTGCGGAAAGATTTGGGGAATGCCGGCCCGAAGTACTTAGAGAAATCATCAAAATCAATCCATCTATCACAGATCCGAATCATATCGTCTCCGGCCAAAAGGTCGCTGTACCGGTCTTTTCTCCGAATTCGATTGACAACAAGTAA
- a CDS encoding CpsD/CapB family tyrosine-protein kinase has product MSKHFELLQQLEKEQSLGASPNGASIAPVVSNVGNGLSTWADDESLRLVQQIFLRQTQEPPRVVVFAGIDHGNGCSRICASVAETLAKNAGGRVCLLEANFRSPSLSGLLGVPNHHGFTEALLQNAPIGTYTKLIGRENLWFLSSGTVAIDSPNLLTSDRLKLRVDQLRKEFDFVIIDVPPLTRYSDAVVLGQLSDGLVLIIEADSTRREAAAAVAENLRSVKVPILAAVLNKRTFPIPEKIYSRL; this is encoded by the coding sequence ATGAGCAAGCATTTCGAACTGCTGCAACAGCTTGAGAAGGAACAGTCTCTTGGCGCATCACCGAATGGAGCGTCTATCGCCCCAGTTGTGAGCAACGTTGGAAATGGGTTGAGTACGTGGGCCGACGATGAATCGTTGCGACTCGTCCAGCAAATCTTTCTCCGGCAAACGCAAGAGCCGCCCAGGGTAGTGGTATTTGCCGGCATAGATCACGGTAACGGCTGCAGCCGAATCTGCGCGTCGGTCGCGGAGACTTTAGCCAAAAACGCTGGAGGCAGAGTGTGCTTGCTTGAGGCCAATTTCCGTTCTCCATCGTTATCCGGATTGTTGGGAGTGCCAAATCATCACGGTTTCACAGAAGCACTGTTGCAGAACGCGCCCATCGGCACGTATACGAAGCTCATCGGCCGCGAAAATCTTTGGTTTCTTTCTTCCGGCACAGTCGCCATAGACTCCCCAAACCTTCTCACCTCGGATCGCCTTAAACTCCGCGTGGACCAGCTTCGCAAGGAATTTGACTTTGTGATTATTGATGTCCCGCCCTTGACCAGATACTCGGATGCAGTAGTCCTCGGCCAGCTCTCTGATGGATTGGTATTGATTATTGAGGCCGACTCTACCCGTCGCGAAGCTGCCGCAGCGGTAGCGGAGAACCTGCGGTCCGTCAAGGTTCCAATCCTGGCTGCGGTCTTGAATAAGAGAACATTCCCGATCCCGGAGAAAATCTACAGCAGGCTTTAG